The following coding sequences are from one Mycolicibacterium aichiense window:
- a CDS encoding ABC transporter substrate-binding protein, protein MACPGARARRVGAAAITALTCASLVSSCSSGGQGLVVSFYTPASETATFTAVAKRCNSELGGRFRIEQRSLPKAADDQRLQLARRLTGNDRTLDVMALDVVWTAEFAEAGWALPLSDDPAGQAESDATDNTLPGPLETAKWQDKLYAAPVTTNTQLLWYRADLVAPPPDTWDGMVAEATRLHAEGKPSWIAVQAKQYEGLVVWFNTLLESAGGQVLSDDGKRVTLTDTPEHRAATVKALQIIKAVATAPGADPSVTQTDEGTARLALEQGKAALEVNWPFVFASMLENAVKGGVPFLPLNDKPELQGSINDAGTFSPSDDQFTVAFDASKEVFGFAPYPGVIPGQPTRVTLGGLNLAVAKTTRHAAEAFEAVRCIRNLENQKYTSIEGGLPAVRASLYDDPEFQKKYPQYAIIRDQLTTAAVRPATPNYQAVSTRISATLAPITQIDPDKTADELAEQVQKAIDGKGLIP, encoded by the coding sequence ATGGCTTGCCCAGGCGCACGCGCTCGGCGGGTCGGGGCGGCCGCGATCACCGCACTGACATGCGCCTCGCTGGTCTCGTCGTGCAGCTCCGGCGGGCAGGGTCTGGTGGTCAGCTTCTACACCCCGGCCAGTGAGACGGCGACGTTCACCGCGGTGGCCAAGCGCTGCAACTCCGAGCTCGGCGGCCGCTTCCGCATCGAACAGCGCAGCCTGCCCAAAGCGGCCGACGATCAGCGGCTGCAGCTGGCGCGCAGGCTGACCGGAAACGACCGCACACTCGACGTGATGGCGCTCGACGTGGTGTGGACCGCGGAGTTCGCCGAGGCGGGCTGGGCATTGCCGCTGTCCGACGACCCGGCCGGACAGGCCGAGTCCGATGCGACCGACAACACCCTGCCCGGCCCGCTGGAGACGGCCAAGTGGCAGGACAAGCTGTACGCCGCACCGGTCACCACCAACACCCAATTGCTCTGGTACCGAGCAGATTTGGTGGCGCCGCCGCCGGACACCTGGGACGGTATGGTCGCCGAGGCCACCCGGTTGCACGCCGAGGGTAAGCCCAGCTGGATCGCGGTGCAGGCCAAGCAGTACGAAGGCCTGGTCGTCTGGTTCAACACTTTGCTGGAAAGCGCTGGGGGACAGGTGCTTTCCGACGACGGAAAGCGGGTCACGCTGACCGACACGCCAGAGCACCGGGCGGCGACGGTCAAGGCGCTGCAGATCATCAAGGCCGTCGCCACCGCACCGGGGGCCGACCCGTCGGTCACCCAGACCGACGAGGGTACGGCGCGACTTGCCCTCGAACAGGGCAAGGCGGCGCTGGAGGTCAACTGGCCCTTCGTGTTCGCCTCGATGCTCGAGAATGCCGTCAAGGGTGGGGTGCCGTTCCTGCCACTCAACGACAAGCCCGAACTGCAGGGCAGCATCAATGACGCCGGCACCTTCTCACCGAGCGACGACCAGTTCACCGTCGCCTTCGACGCGTCCAAGGAGGTGTTCGGGTTCGCCCCCTATCCGGGGGTGATCCCGGGCCAGCCCACTCGCGTCACCCTGGGCGGGCTGAACCTCGCGGTGGCCAAGACCACCCGGCACGCGGCCGAGGCGTTCGAAGCGGTGCGCTGTATCCGCAACCTGGAGAACCAGAAGTACACCTCGATCGAGGGTGGTCTGCCCGCGGTGCGCGCATCGCTGTACGACGATCCGGAGTTTCAGAAGAAGTATCCGCAATACGCGATCATCCGTGATCAGCTGACCACCGCAGCCGTGCGCCCGGCGACGCCGAACTATCAGGCTGTGTCCACCCGGATTTCGGCCACACTGGCCCCGATCACCCAGATCGACCCGGACAAGACCGCGGACGAACTCGCCGAGCAGGTGCAGAAGGCGATCGACGGGAAGGGGTTGATCCCGTGA
- a CDS encoding general stress protein, with protein MTSPFQGQNPGGAAAAPRRGPVGLPTPPKGWPIGSYPTYAEAQKAVDYLSDEQFPVEQVTIVGVDLMQVERVTGRLSWPKVLGGGVITGAWLGIFIGLVLGFFSPNPWASLITGVVAGVIFGLITSAVPYAMARGTRDFSSTMQLVAGRYDVLCDPQSAEKARDMLARLKI; from the coding sequence ATGACCAGCCCTTTCCAGGGTCAGAACCCCGGCGGCGCCGCAGCCGCGCCACGCCGCGGGCCGGTCGGCCTGCCCACCCCGCCCAAGGGGTGGCCGATCGGCTCGTACCCCACCTATGCCGAGGCCCAGAAGGCCGTCGATTACCTCTCCGACGAGCAGTTCCCGGTCGAACAGGTGACCATCGTCGGCGTCGACCTGATGCAGGTCGAGCGCGTCACCGGCCGGCTGTCATGGCCCAAAGTGCTGGGCGGTGGCGTGATCACCGGCGCCTGGCTGGGGATCTTCATCGGCCTGGTGTTGGGATTCTTCAGCCCCAACCCGTGGGCGTCACTGATCACCGGCGTGGTCGCCGGCGTGATCTTCGGATTGATCACCTCGGCCGTCCCGTACGCGATGGCGCGTGGGACAAGGGATTTCAGCTCCACCATGCAACTGGTGGCTGGCCGCTACGACGTGTTGTGCGATCCGCAGAGCGCCGAGAAGGCGCGGGACATGCTGGCGCGCTTGAAGATCTGA